From one Diprion similis isolate iyDipSimi1 chromosome 7, iyDipSimi1.1, whole genome shotgun sequence genomic stretch:
- the LOC124407893 gene encoding lethal(3)malignant brain tumor-like protein 3 isoform X2, whose protein sequence is MRIQNIFYTARMMATDNFKTSNRMEEEIVVDDHIENANGGTHLSGEKAAAVMPLLYIQQGKLHAGQPVSGNQTITASSQSQLASIISPIATSQNKVFIKSNSQVSTAQNKPHIIAHHHRLITTLSTSSSNQSQKHIFLRKTNTTTAQIVPLQTTQGSQPHAQAGKHTFAYLSNLIKPNKSRETVVIPAGALSTTQVAKPKLLIAPVISQLSQPSSGSTTPAQSQPPKHTTNLLLPVTIPQHGGPAKQGMFNLKINNGQISTDNKGTITVLRESKGGSSGIQPPPLHPLSKMSLLNSVKGKGNSSDGIKITENADSAVITPIPNKDDDAPPEKRKKTISNILRGSGEKRSKKQNHSKSSQDNMCDVLCSPNSPDLDQDKSKKRQNDDDITLIKVVPSEDKRLKSDAALDDEIKIEIIKSQPSIENDAATDFNGECKSGGQVSDSKEITNNFHQSDPNFDPAKVLDWQDGVGTLPGSTLKFRMNEFGIMEMVEEEDNKQVKGKNSVDKENVCLSQNSSNGSLSAISTDKKKEKKSRPVAADTIYCCESCGCYGLAAEFESPNSCGPSCTEIIEAKKVALVRKEKDLKELRAKRNRKRLLQEQHHRHNNNLDLQQQKEQQPSQSQLQLQLQKTKQQRPQPIESDEQCISKSETDEDPKYGAPTPPEESQEDNDSKYPWQTGKLGFSWAKYLEHTKAKAAPVKLFKDAFPYSKNHFKIGMKLEGIDPEHPSHYCVLTVVEVVGYRIRLHFDGYPENYDFWVNGDSMDIFPVGWAEKNGHKLDPPKGYVASNFSWTAYLKTCKAPAAPKTIFSNKSTLFPNGFRQGMKLEAVDRKHSSLVCVASIAELMDSRILVHFDSWDEVYDYWADASSPYIHPVGWCHHNGHSLTPPNSYKDPKAFTWEVYLRETRSVAAPARAFKQRPPCGFKRGMKLEAVDKRVPQLIRVATVEDVKDHVLKIRFDGWPEHHAYWIDDDSPDIHPMGWCLKTGHPLEPPLTPENLNDRPECGTYGCRGIGHVKGPKYATHNSASGCPYSPQNLVRLKLLPDRLNVKQDSCDFEEDIHERPKGEKLERIRMERSDKNEKYLYHDDKGERISRVEHSENLFEFKHEKNEYTERSGRFRHHHSDGQTDDDESMKKRKKRRQVSEEVSSLSPAGYFGDASAISIPYAANIPDKQLRTEIYHSVYNPGYNPLPDAPHIWAKHSNALNRVVAKQNTDPRRWSNEEVIKFIHSVPNCREIGSIFRKNSIDGEAFLMLTQEDLVSLLGLRLGPAIKLYNSIVLLRRRAA, encoded by the exons atgcgcattcagaatattttctacACTGCTCGTATGATGGCGACTGACAACTTTAAAAC CTCCAATAGAATGGAGGAGGAAATAGTGGTGGATGATCACATCGAGAATGCCAATGGTGGAACCCACTTATCAGGGGAGAAAGCCGCAGCCGTTATGCCTCTTCTGTATATTCAGCAAGGCAAGCTTCATGCAGGACAACCAGTGTCCGGAAACCAGACGATAACTGCATCTTCTCAGTCCCAACTAGCTTCGATTATTAGTCCG ATTGCCACCAGCCAAAATaaagtatttataaaaagtAATTCCCAAGTAAGTACTGCTCAAAACAAGCCGCACATTATCGCTCACCACCATCGGCTAATTACTACGTTGAGCACCTCATCTAGCAATCAGTCACAGAAACACATCTTTCTGCGAAAAACTAACACAACCACAGCTCAGATTGTACCGCTCCAAACAACTCAAGGATCCCAGCCTCATGCGCAAGCGGGAAAGCACACCTTTGCGTATCTCAGCAATCTTATTAAGCCCAATAAATCAAGGGAAACCGTTGTTATTCCAGCAG gAGCGTTATCCACGACACAAGTTGCAAAACCAAAGTTGTTAATTGCTCCTGTGATATCCCAGTTATCTCAACCATCATCGGGTAGTACAACGCCTGCTCAGAGTCAGCCGCCAAAACATACAACTAATTTGCTGCTCCCGGTCACAATTCCTCAGCATGGTGGACCTGCTAAACAAGGCatgtttaatttgaaaatcaacaaCGGTCAAATCAGTACAGACAACAAAGGAACTATCACAG ttctaCGAGAGTCAAAAGGTGGCAGTTCTGGAATTCAGCCACCTCCACTTCACCCATTGTCAAAAATGAGCTTACTGAATTCAGTCAAGGGCAAGGGAAACTCATCTGATGGTATAAAAATAACGGAGAACGCAGATTCTGCGGTGATAACGCCAATtccaaacaaagacgacgatGCGCCACCcgaaaaacggaagaaaaCTATAAGCAACATACTGCGCGGTAGTGGGGAGAAACGAAGCAAAAAGCAAAACCATTCAAAGTCGTCACAGGATAACATGTGTGACGTACTTTGCTCACCAAACAGTCCAGATTTGGATCaagacaaaagtaaaaaacgtcAGAATGATGACGACATTACTCTAATCAAGGTAGTACCCAGCGAAGATAAGAGACTGAAGTCAGACGCGGCGTTGGACGACGAAATCAAGATAGAAATAATTAAGTCACAGCCGAGCATCGAAAACGATGCTGCAACGGATTTTAATGGTGAATGTAAATCTGGGGGCCAGGTTAGCGACTCGAAGGAGATTAccaataattttcaccaaagTGATCCAAATTTCGACCCTGCTAAGGTACTAGATTGGCAAGACGGTGTTGGGACATTGCCTGGCAGCACTTTGAAG TTTCGTATGAATGAATTCGGAATTATGGAAATGGTTGAAGAGGAGGATAACAAACAAGTAAAGGGAAAAAATAGCGTTGATAAAGAAAATGTATGTCTGTCGCAAAATTCGTCTAATGGTAGCCTTTCAGCGATAAGTACCGATAAAAAAA aggaaaaaaaatctagaccTGTTGCCGCAGACACCATTTATTGCTGTGAAAGTTGTGGATGCTACGGTTTGGCTGCAGAATTCGAGAGCCCAAATTCGTGTGGCCCCTCCTGTACAGAGATAATAGAAGCAAAAAAGGTCGCATTAGTACGCAAGGAAAAAGATCTTAA AGAATTGCGTGCGAAACGAAATCGCAAGAGATTATTGCAGGAGCAGCATCACCgccataataataatcttgaTCTGCAACAGCAAAAAGAACAGCAACCGTCACAATCACAGTTACAGCTTCAGTTACAGAAAACAAAGCAACAGCGACCACAGCCTATAGAGTCAGATGAGCAGTGCATATCCAAGTCTGAAACAGACGAGGATCCTAAATATGGAGCTCCTACTCCACCCGAAGAAAGCCAAGAAGATAATGATTCCAAG TACCCCTGGCAAACTGGAAAGCTGGGGTTTTCATGGGCAAAGTACTTGGAACACACCAAAGCCAAAGCTGCACCAGTAAAGTTATTCAAAGATGCTTTTCCATATAGTAAAAACCATTTCAAAATTGGAATGAAACTAGAAGGAATCGACCCTGAACATCCATCTCATTATTGCGTACTGACTGTTGTTGAAGTTGTAG GCTATCGAATACGCCTCCACTTCGATGGATACCCAGAGAATTATGATTTTTGGGTAAATGGTGATAGTATGGATATTTTTCCTGTTGGTTGggctgaaaaaaatggtcataaaCTGGATCCTCCCAAGGGATATGTTGCAAGTAACTTTAGCTGGACAGCTTATTTGAAAACATGCAAAGCCCCAGCAGCTCCAAAgactatattttcaaacaaaagc aCACTTTTtccaaacggatttcgacaaGGTATGAAGCTTGAAGCTGTGGACAGAAAGCATTCCTCGCTAGTATGTGTGGCCAGTATTGCAGAGCTAATGGATTCGCGAATATTGGTTCACTTTGATTCTTGGGATGAAGTATACGACTATTGGGCAGACGCCAGTTCGCCCTACATCCATCCCGTCGGTTGGTGTCATCACAACGGTCACAGTCTTACACCACCAAATA GCTACAAGGATCCAAAGGCATTTACCTGGGAAGTTTACCTTCGAGAAACCAGATCAGTTGCTGCACCAGCGAGAGCCTTCAAACAGCGTCCTCCCTGTGGATTCAAACGTGGCATGAAATTGGAAGCTGTGGACAAACGAGTACCTCAATTGATCAGAGTCGCGACTGTCGAGGACGTCAAAGATCACGT GTTGAAAATTCGTTTTGACGGTTGGCCCGAACACCATGCCTACTGGATTGATGACGATTCACCCGACATACACCCGATGGGCTGGTGCCTCAAAACAGGACATCCCTTGGAGCCACCTTTGA CACCTGAGAATCTTAATGATCGTCCTGAATGTGGGACATATGGATGCCGCGGTATTGGTCATGTGAAGGGACCTAAGTATGCAACGCATAATTCTGCATCCGGCTGTCCATACTCACCACAAAATTTGGTCAGGCTCAAACTATTACCAGATAGACTAAACGTGAAACAAGATTCCTGTGACTTCGAAGAAGACATACATGAACGACCGAAGGGGGAGAAACTTGAAAGAATACGAATGGAACGTAGTGACAAGAATGAAAAGTACTTGTACCATGACGATAAAGGGGAAAGAATATCGAGAGTCGAACATTCGGAAAATTTGTTCGAATTTAAACATGAGAAGAACGAGTATACCGAGAG ATCTGGAAGATTTCGACACCACCACAGCGATGGGCaaaccgacgacgacgagtcgatgaagaaacgaaaaaagcg ACGGCAAGTATCGGAAGAAGTATCATCTCTCTCTCCTGCCGGATATTTCGGCGATGCATCAGCAATTTCTATACCGTACGCGGCAAATATTCCGGACAAACAGCTGCGCACGGAGATTTATCACTCCGTTTACAACCCAGGATACAATCCTCTTCCAGACGCTCCTCACATATGGGCTAAGCACAGTAATGCTTTGAATAGAGTTGTCGCCAAACAGAACACCGACCCACGGCGATGGTCGAACGAGGAAGTGATCAAATTCATACACAGCGTTCCTAACTGTCGAGAAATTGGCagtatttttcgtaaaaac agcATCGACGGTGAGGCGTTCCTGATGCTGACGCAAGAAGATTTGGTCTCACTACTCGGTCTACGGCTTGGTCCggctataaaattatataatagtATTGTTTTGCTGCGTCGACGAGCGGCGTGA
- the LOC124407893 gene encoding lethal(3)malignant brain tumor-like protein 3 isoform X1, with amino-acid sequence MRIQNIFYTARMMATDNFKTSNRMEEEIVVDDHIENANGGTHLSGEKAAAVMPLLYIQQGKLHAGQPVSGNQTITASSQSQLASIISPIATSQNKVFIKSNSQVSTAQNKPHIIAHHHRLITTLSTSSSNQSQKHIFLRKTNTTTAQIVPLQTTQGSQPHAQAGKHTFAYLSNLIKPNKSRETVVIPAGALSTTQVAKPKLLIAPVISQLSQPSSGSTTPAQSQPPKHTTNLLLPVTIPQHGGPAKQGMFNLKINNGQISTDNKGTITVLRESKGGSSGIQPPPLHPLSKMSLLNSVKGKGNSSDGIKITENADSAVITPIPNKDDDAPPEKRKKTISNILRGSGEKRSKKQNHSKSSQDNMCDVLCSPNSPDLDQDKSKKRQNDDDITLIKVVPSEDKRLKSDAALDDEIKIEIIKSQPSIENDAATDFNGECKSGGQVSDSKEITNNFHQSDPNFDPAKVLDWQDGVGTLPGSTLKFRMNEFGIMEMVEEEDNKQVKGKNSVDKENVCLSQNSSNGSLSAISTDKKIEEKKSRPVAADTIYCCESCGCYGLAAEFESPNSCGPSCTEIIEAKKVALVRKEKDLKELRAKRNRKRLLQEQHHRHNNNLDLQQQKEQQPSQSQLQLQLQKTKQQRPQPIESDEQCISKSETDEDPKYGAPTPPEESQEDNDSKYPWQTGKLGFSWAKYLEHTKAKAAPVKLFKDAFPYSKNHFKIGMKLEGIDPEHPSHYCVLTVVEVVGYRIRLHFDGYPENYDFWVNGDSMDIFPVGWAEKNGHKLDPPKGYVASNFSWTAYLKTCKAPAAPKTIFSNKSTLFPNGFRQGMKLEAVDRKHSSLVCVASIAELMDSRILVHFDSWDEVYDYWADASSPYIHPVGWCHHNGHSLTPPNSYKDPKAFTWEVYLRETRSVAAPARAFKQRPPCGFKRGMKLEAVDKRVPQLIRVATVEDVKDHVLKIRFDGWPEHHAYWIDDDSPDIHPMGWCLKTGHPLEPPLTPENLNDRPECGTYGCRGIGHVKGPKYATHNSASGCPYSPQNLVRLKLLPDRLNVKQDSCDFEEDIHERPKGEKLERIRMERSDKNEKYLYHDDKGERISRVEHSENLFEFKHEKNEYTERSGRFRHHHSDGQTDDDESMKKRKKRRQVSEEVSSLSPAGYFGDASAISIPYAANIPDKQLRTEIYHSVYNPGYNPLPDAPHIWAKHSNALNRVVAKQNTDPRRWSNEEVIKFIHSVPNCREIGSIFRKNSIDGEAFLMLTQEDLVSLLGLRLGPAIKLYNSIVLLRRRAA; translated from the exons atgcgcattcagaatattttctacACTGCTCGTATGATGGCGACTGACAACTTTAAAAC CTCCAATAGAATGGAGGAGGAAATAGTGGTGGATGATCACATCGAGAATGCCAATGGTGGAACCCACTTATCAGGGGAGAAAGCCGCAGCCGTTATGCCTCTTCTGTATATTCAGCAAGGCAAGCTTCATGCAGGACAACCAGTGTCCGGAAACCAGACGATAACTGCATCTTCTCAGTCCCAACTAGCTTCGATTATTAGTCCG ATTGCCACCAGCCAAAATaaagtatttataaaaagtAATTCCCAAGTAAGTACTGCTCAAAACAAGCCGCACATTATCGCTCACCACCATCGGCTAATTACTACGTTGAGCACCTCATCTAGCAATCAGTCACAGAAACACATCTTTCTGCGAAAAACTAACACAACCACAGCTCAGATTGTACCGCTCCAAACAACTCAAGGATCCCAGCCTCATGCGCAAGCGGGAAAGCACACCTTTGCGTATCTCAGCAATCTTATTAAGCCCAATAAATCAAGGGAAACCGTTGTTATTCCAGCAG gAGCGTTATCCACGACACAAGTTGCAAAACCAAAGTTGTTAATTGCTCCTGTGATATCCCAGTTATCTCAACCATCATCGGGTAGTACAACGCCTGCTCAGAGTCAGCCGCCAAAACATACAACTAATTTGCTGCTCCCGGTCACAATTCCTCAGCATGGTGGACCTGCTAAACAAGGCatgtttaatttgaaaatcaacaaCGGTCAAATCAGTACAGACAACAAAGGAACTATCACAG ttctaCGAGAGTCAAAAGGTGGCAGTTCTGGAATTCAGCCACCTCCACTTCACCCATTGTCAAAAATGAGCTTACTGAATTCAGTCAAGGGCAAGGGAAACTCATCTGATGGTATAAAAATAACGGAGAACGCAGATTCTGCGGTGATAACGCCAATtccaaacaaagacgacgatGCGCCACCcgaaaaacggaagaaaaCTATAAGCAACATACTGCGCGGTAGTGGGGAGAAACGAAGCAAAAAGCAAAACCATTCAAAGTCGTCACAGGATAACATGTGTGACGTACTTTGCTCACCAAACAGTCCAGATTTGGATCaagacaaaagtaaaaaacgtcAGAATGATGACGACATTACTCTAATCAAGGTAGTACCCAGCGAAGATAAGAGACTGAAGTCAGACGCGGCGTTGGACGACGAAATCAAGATAGAAATAATTAAGTCACAGCCGAGCATCGAAAACGATGCTGCAACGGATTTTAATGGTGAATGTAAATCTGGGGGCCAGGTTAGCGACTCGAAGGAGATTAccaataattttcaccaaagTGATCCAAATTTCGACCCTGCTAAGGTACTAGATTGGCAAGACGGTGTTGGGACATTGCCTGGCAGCACTTTGAAG TTTCGTATGAATGAATTCGGAATTATGGAAATGGTTGAAGAGGAGGATAACAAACAAGTAAAGGGAAAAAATAGCGTTGATAAAGAAAATGTATGTCTGTCGCAAAATTCGTCTAATGGTAGCCTTTCAGCGATAAGTACCGATAAAAAAA tagaggaaaaaaaatctagaccTGTTGCCGCAGACACCATTTATTGCTGTGAAAGTTGTGGATGCTACGGTTTGGCTGCAGAATTCGAGAGCCCAAATTCGTGTGGCCCCTCCTGTACAGAGATAATAGAAGCAAAAAAGGTCGCATTAGTACGCAAGGAAAAAGATCTTAA AGAATTGCGTGCGAAACGAAATCGCAAGAGATTATTGCAGGAGCAGCATCACCgccataataataatcttgaTCTGCAACAGCAAAAAGAACAGCAACCGTCACAATCACAGTTACAGCTTCAGTTACAGAAAACAAAGCAACAGCGACCACAGCCTATAGAGTCAGATGAGCAGTGCATATCCAAGTCTGAAACAGACGAGGATCCTAAATATGGAGCTCCTACTCCACCCGAAGAAAGCCAAGAAGATAATGATTCCAAG TACCCCTGGCAAACTGGAAAGCTGGGGTTTTCATGGGCAAAGTACTTGGAACACACCAAAGCCAAAGCTGCACCAGTAAAGTTATTCAAAGATGCTTTTCCATATAGTAAAAACCATTTCAAAATTGGAATGAAACTAGAAGGAATCGACCCTGAACATCCATCTCATTATTGCGTACTGACTGTTGTTGAAGTTGTAG GCTATCGAATACGCCTCCACTTCGATGGATACCCAGAGAATTATGATTTTTGGGTAAATGGTGATAGTATGGATATTTTTCCTGTTGGTTGggctgaaaaaaatggtcataaaCTGGATCCTCCCAAGGGATATGTTGCAAGTAACTTTAGCTGGACAGCTTATTTGAAAACATGCAAAGCCCCAGCAGCTCCAAAgactatattttcaaacaaaagc aCACTTTTtccaaacggatttcgacaaGGTATGAAGCTTGAAGCTGTGGACAGAAAGCATTCCTCGCTAGTATGTGTGGCCAGTATTGCAGAGCTAATGGATTCGCGAATATTGGTTCACTTTGATTCTTGGGATGAAGTATACGACTATTGGGCAGACGCCAGTTCGCCCTACATCCATCCCGTCGGTTGGTGTCATCACAACGGTCACAGTCTTACACCACCAAATA GCTACAAGGATCCAAAGGCATTTACCTGGGAAGTTTACCTTCGAGAAACCAGATCAGTTGCTGCACCAGCGAGAGCCTTCAAACAGCGTCCTCCCTGTGGATTCAAACGTGGCATGAAATTGGAAGCTGTGGACAAACGAGTACCTCAATTGATCAGAGTCGCGACTGTCGAGGACGTCAAAGATCACGT GTTGAAAATTCGTTTTGACGGTTGGCCCGAACACCATGCCTACTGGATTGATGACGATTCACCCGACATACACCCGATGGGCTGGTGCCTCAAAACAGGACATCCCTTGGAGCCACCTTTGA CACCTGAGAATCTTAATGATCGTCCTGAATGTGGGACATATGGATGCCGCGGTATTGGTCATGTGAAGGGACCTAAGTATGCAACGCATAATTCTGCATCCGGCTGTCCATACTCACCACAAAATTTGGTCAGGCTCAAACTATTACCAGATAGACTAAACGTGAAACAAGATTCCTGTGACTTCGAAGAAGACATACATGAACGACCGAAGGGGGAGAAACTTGAAAGAATACGAATGGAACGTAGTGACAAGAATGAAAAGTACTTGTACCATGACGATAAAGGGGAAAGAATATCGAGAGTCGAACATTCGGAAAATTTGTTCGAATTTAAACATGAGAAGAACGAGTATACCGAGAG ATCTGGAAGATTTCGACACCACCACAGCGATGGGCaaaccgacgacgacgagtcgatgaagaaacgaaaaaagcg ACGGCAAGTATCGGAAGAAGTATCATCTCTCTCTCCTGCCGGATATTTCGGCGATGCATCAGCAATTTCTATACCGTACGCGGCAAATATTCCGGACAAACAGCTGCGCACGGAGATTTATCACTCCGTTTACAACCCAGGATACAATCCTCTTCCAGACGCTCCTCACATATGGGCTAAGCACAGTAATGCTTTGAATAGAGTTGTCGCCAAACAGAACACCGACCCACGGCGATGGTCGAACGAGGAAGTGATCAAATTCATACACAGCGTTCCTAACTGTCGAGAAATTGGCagtatttttcgtaaaaac agcATCGACGGTGAGGCGTTCCTGATGCTGACGCAAGAAGATTTGGTCTCACTACTCGGTCTACGGCTTGGTCCggctataaaattatataatagtATTGTTTTGCTGCGTCGACGAGCGGCGTGA